From Streptomyces qinzhouensis, one genomic window encodes:
- a CDS encoding ABC transporter permease, with the protein MGRYVIRRLLQMIPVFFGATLLIFLMVNVMGDPIAGLCGQIQCDPATTAQLRAQYGLDKPLWQQYLTYMGDLFRGDFGTAFNGQPVTELMAAAFPVTIRLTLVAICFEIVIGITLGVLTGLWRGRPIDTGVLLLTLVVISVPTFVTGLLLQLLLGVEWGIIKPAVSPGAPLDELIVPGLVLASVSLAYVTRLTRTSIAENARSDYVRTARAKGLPRRRVVTRHLLRNSLIPVVTFIGADIGALMGGAIVTERIFNIHGVGYQLYQGIVRQNTQTVVGFVTVLVLVFLLINLLVDLLYAVLDPRIRYA; encoded by the coding sequence ATGGGACGTTATGTGATCCGGCGTCTGCTCCAGATGATCCCGGTCTTCTTCGGCGCCACCCTCCTCATCTTCCTGATGGTCAATGTGATGGGCGACCCCATCGCCGGGCTCTGCGGCCAGATCCAGTGCGACCCCGCCACCACCGCCCAGCTACGCGCCCAGTACGGCCTCGACAAACCCCTGTGGCAGCAGTACCTGACCTATATGGGCGATCTCTTCCGGGGCGACTTCGGCACCGCCTTCAACGGACAGCCCGTCACCGAACTGATGGCCGCCGCCTTCCCCGTCACCATCCGGCTGACCCTCGTCGCCATCTGCTTCGAGATCGTCATCGGCATCACCCTCGGCGTACTGACCGGCCTCTGGCGCGGCCGCCCGATCGACACCGGCGTCCTGCTGCTCACCCTCGTCGTGATCTCCGTGCCGACCTTCGTCACCGGTCTGCTGCTCCAGCTGCTGCTCGGCGTCGAATGGGGCATCATCAAACCCGCCGTCTCACCCGGCGCGCCCCTCGACGAACTGATCGTCCCCGGGCTGGTGCTGGCCTCGGTATCGCTGGCGTACGTCACCCGCCTCACCCGCACCTCCATCGCCGAGAACGCCCGCTCGGACTACGTCCGCACGGCCCGCGCCAAGGGACTGCCCCGCCGCCGGGTCGTCACCCGCCATCTGCTGCGCAACTCCCTCATCCCCGTCGTCACCTTCATCGGCGCCGATATCGGCGCCCTGATGGGCGGGGCCATCGTCACCGAGCGGATCTTCAACATCCATGGCGTCGGCTACCAGCTCTACCAGGGCATCGTCCGCCAGAACACCCAGACCGTGGTCGGTTTCGTGACCGTGCTGGTGCTGGTCTTCCTGCTGATCAATCTGCTCGTCGACCTGCTGTACGCCGTACTCGACCCGAGGATCCGCTATGCCTGA
- a CDS encoding GNAT family N-acetyltransferase: MTSSLDVRPATPADAEAICALLNAVDVIEVGKPETDLVEVRADLSHPEADLPNNSWLGFRDGEPVVYGLLWDDSGAERIDIDQYVLPEHQDAAAAVLALQEERARAKAEANGADRAVLHLHLNTAPTLDTALLVRRGWSTVRRYHAMVRSLDPAADTVPVPPPGVTLRDCRDEADRRIAHALLQETFADHYDHQDRSYEKWLADLGELVNWELVWIASLDGEGDVAAMATGNHREAYGWIGNLGVRKQVRGRGLGGFLLRHAFGVYAGLGRDALGLGVDTDNSTGALRLYETHGMDLHFAVDTWEAVLPVAAPRQGAGAAAVG, encoded by the coding sequence ATGACCTCCTCCCTTGACGTGCGCCCGGCCACGCCCGCGGACGCCGAAGCCATCTGCGCCCTGCTGAACGCCGTCGATGTGATCGAAGTCGGAAAGCCCGAGACCGATCTCGTCGAGGTACGGGCCGATCTGAGCCATCCGGAAGCGGATCTTCCGAACAATTCGTGGCTCGGCTTCCGCGACGGCGAGCCGGTGGTCTACGGACTGCTGTGGGACGACTCGGGGGCCGAGCGGATCGATATCGACCAGTACGTCCTCCCGGAGCATCAGGACGCGGCCGCCGCCGTTCTGGCGCTCCAGGAGGAGCGGGCCCGGGCCAAGGCCGAGGCGAATGGCGCCGACCGGGCCGTCCTCCATCTCCACCTCAACACCGCCCCGACCCTCGACACCGCGCTGCTGGTGCGCCGCGGCTGGTCGACCGTCCGCCGCTACCACGCCATGGTCCGCTCGCTGGACCCCGCGGCCGACACCGTCCCGGTCCCGCCGCCGGGTGTGACCCTGCGGGACTGCCGCGACGAGGCCGACCGCAGGATCGCCCACGCCCTGCTCCAGGAGACCTTCGCCGACCATTACGACCACCAGGACCGCTCGTACGAGAAGTGGCTGGCCGACCTGGGTGAGCTGGTGAACTGGGAGCTGGTGTGGATCGCGTCCCTCGACGGCGAGGGCGATGTGGCGGCGATGGCCACCGGAAACCACCGCGAGGCCTACGGCTGGATCGGCAACCTCGGCGTCCGCAAGCAGGTCCGGGGCCGGGGCCTCGGCGGTTTTCTGCTCCGCCATGCCTTCGGGGTGTACGCGGGCCTGGGCCGCGACGCTCTCGGTCTGGGCGTGGACACCGACAACTCCACGGGTGCCCTGCGGTTGTACGAGACCCATGGCATGGACCTGCACTTCGCGGTCGACACCTGGGAGGCCGTGCTCCCGGTCGCCGCGCCGCGGCAGGGCGCCGGGGCCGCGGCAGTGGGGTGA
- a CDS encoding ABC transporter permease: MLQFLIRRLTGAVVIMFLIGAFTFFLFYTIPQDFAELACGKNCTPENIAVIRENLGLDKPITAQFWEFMGGIVTGRDFAVGHCPAPCLGVSFDSGDFVWESIIDRFPLTLSLTVGGLVIFLILGLGSGMLAAWKRGTPVDKFVSGASMVLSSFQIYFLGPIVLGLFVYSTGWMDSPKYTSISEDPVAWFTGMLIPWAVMATIFTAQYTRMARSTMIEQLQEEHVRTARAKGMRQRYVFFRYAWRGSLTPIVTILGMDLSALLTGAVVTEFTFDLAGVGRLAVDSSLTKDLPMTMGVMLFGAFFILLMNIIVDITYAYIDPRVRLA, from the coding sequence ATGCTTCAGTTCCTCATCCGCAGGTTGACCGGCGCCGTCGTGATCATGTTCCTGATCGGTGCGTTCACGTTCTTCCTGTTCTACACAATCCCCCAGGACTTCGCCGAGCTCGCCTGCGGCAAGAACTGCACGCCGGAGAACATCGCGGTGATCCGCGAGAACCTCGGCCTCGACAAGCCCATCACCGCCCAGTTCTGGGAGTTCATGGGCGGAATCGTGACCGGGCGGGACTTTGCCGTCGGCCACTGCCCGGCGCCCTGTCTCGGTGTCTCCTTCGACTCCGGTGACTTCGTCTGGGAGTCGATCATCGATCGCTTCCCGCTGACCCTCTCGCTCACCGTCGGTGGCCTGGTCATCTTCCTGATCCTCGGTCTCGGCTCGGGCATGCTGGCGGCCTGGAAGCGCGGTACACCGGTCGACAAGTTCGTCAGTGGCGCCTCGATGGTGCTCAGCTCGTTCCAGATCTACTTCCTCGGCCCGATCGTGCTCGGTCTCTTCGTCTACAGCACCGGCTGGATGGATTCTCCGAAGTACACCTCGATCTCCGAGGACCCCGTCGCCTGGTTCACCGGAATGCTCATTCCGTGGGCCGTGATGGCGACCATCTTCACCGCGCAGTACACCCGTATGGCGCGCTCGACCATGATCGAGCAGTTGCAGGAAGAGCATGTCCGCACCGCGCGCGCCAAGGGCATGCGCCAGCGGTACGTCTTCTTCCGCTATGCCTGGCGAGGTTCGCTCACTCCGATCGTCACGATCCTCGGCATGGACCTCTCCGCGCTGCTGACCGGCGCCGTGGTCACCGAGTTCACCTTCGACCTGGCCGGTGTCGGCCGGCTCGCGGTGGACTCCTCGCTGACCAAGGACCTGCCGATGACCATGGGCGTGATGCTGTTCGGGGCGTTCTTCATCCTGCTCATGAACATCATCGTGGACATCACCTACGCCTACATCGACCCGCGCGTGCGCCTCGCCTAG
- a CDS encoding ABC transporter permease, producing MPEPPYDPDRALGGAIAPTGAGGTMDLATEEGASLERGPEEPGSGPAAKPRSLWSDAWHDLRRNPVFILSALVILFLVVIAIWPQSITSGNPLDCDLAKSQEGSQPGHPFGFDGQGCDVYTRTVYGARASVTVGFCATLGVAVLGSVLGGLAGFFGGAGDAVLSRVTDIFFAIPVVLGGLVLLSVVTSNTVWPVIGFMVLLGWPQVSRIARGSVITTKQNDYVQAARALGASSSRMLLRHIAPNAVAPVIVVATIALGTYISLEATLSYLGVGLKPPTVSWGIDISAASPYIRNAPHMLLWPAGALAITVLAFIMLGDAVRDALDPKLR from the coding sequence ATGCCTGAGCCGCCGTACGATCCCGACCGCGCCCTCGGCGGCGCGATCGCGCCCACCGGCGCGGGCGGCACCATGGACCTGGCCACCGAGGAGGGCGCCTCCCTGGAGCGGGGCCCGGAAGAGCCGGGCTCCGGGCCGGCCGCGAAACCGCGCAGCCTCTGGTCCGACGCCTGGCACGATCTGCGCCGTAACCCCGTCTTCATCCTCTCCGCGCTGGTCATCCTCTTTCTGGTGGTCATCGCGATCTGGCCGCAGTCCATCACCTCCGGAAACCCCCTCGACTGCGATCTCGCCAAATCGCAGGAGGGCTCCCAGCCCGGCCACCCCTTCGGTTTCGACGGCCAGGGCTGCGACGTCTACACCCGGACCGTGTACGGGGCCCGGGCCTCGGTGACCGTCGGCTTCTGCGCCACCCTCGGAGTCGCCGTCCTCGGCTCCGTCCTCGGCGGGCTCGCCGGATTCTTCGGCGGCGCGGGCGACGCCGTGCTCTCCCGGGTCACCGATATCTTCTTCGCCATCCCGGTCGTCCTCGGCGGTCTCGTCCTGCTCTCCGTCGTCACCAGCAACACCGTCTGGCCGGTCATCGGCTTCATGGTCCTGCTCGGCTGGCCGCAGGTCTCCCGGATCGCCCGCGGCTCGGTGATCACCACCAAACAGAACGACTACGTCCAGGCCGCCCGCGCCCTCGGCGCCTCCAGCAGCCGGATGCTGCTCCGCCATATCGCGCCCAACGCGGTCGCGCCCGTCATCGTCGTCGCGACCATCGCCCTCGGCACGTACATCTCCCTGGAAGCGACCCTGTCCTACCTCGGCGTCGGCCTCAAACCCCCGACCGTCTCCTGGGGCATCGACATCTCGGCCGCCTCCCCCTACATCCGCAACGCCCCGCACATGCTGCTGTGGCCCGCCGGAGCGCTGGCTATCACGGTGCTGGCGTTCATCATGCTCGGCGACGCGGTCCGCGACGCCCTCGACCCCAAGCTGCGCTGA
- a CDS encoding ABC transporter substrate-binding protein, with protein MKPLRSRSVRVIVAAAAVGSLALTGCSNNDSNTKDESKSKSDAAAQSKPVTYGDAAASTGPAAEVPGAKPGGFINVYMESDMSHLDPAQIYVSDAGQFSNLIHRGLTNWKEDKDGNLTVVGDLATDAGKMSDGGKTWTYTLKDGIKDATGNPITSADIRHTIERMYAKFLFDGPTYVQNWLSGNDYRKALPDGPYTGKSLPDTVLATPDAKTVVFKFQTPQGDLPQALAMPGYSIVPKKGDTKEKYDKAPVSLGPYKIAEYKSGKSIKLVKNTNWDPKTDAVRKQYPDGFNFTLTVDQGSQTKRLIADQGEAKNAIQFTDSVEPTQIKDVISNAGVKARAVMGFQPYVWQMTFNLDSQVMKDKKVREAITRAIPGKRMIAADGGKYGGELAGGLMGPTLPGYDPNYDPYDKVKKPNGDLEAAKKLLEEAGIKKGTKLTYAYATAPRSQKQMVIIKEVLGKLGFDAQAKEIERSTFYEQIGKVKNPYDLYMTGWGQDWPSPSTVITPVYDGTKISEGGSNYSHINDAQVNEGIQKALALPPTEAAKEWEKVHHRIVEEVLPAGPVYYAKQIQLSGSNIGGLRYSTEASYIDINNLFLKNP; from the coding sequence ATGAAGCCACTTCGCTCACGTTCCGTGCGCGTCATAGTCGCCGCAGCCGCGGTCGGCTCTCTGGCGCTCACCGGCTGCTCGAACAACGACAGCAACACCAAGGACGAGTCCAAGTCCAAGTCGGACGCGGCGGCTCAGTCCAAGCCGGTCACATACGGTGACGCGGCGGCCTCCACCGGCCCTGCCGCCGAGGTCCCGGGCGCCAAGCCGGGCGGCTTCATCAATGTGTACATGGAATCCGACATGAGCCATCTGGACCCGGCTCAGATCTATGTCAGTGACGCCGGCCAGTTCTCCAACCTGATCCACCGTGGTCTGACGAACTGGAAGGAGGACAAGGACGGCAACCTGACCGTCGTCGGTGACCTCGCCACCGACGCGGGCAAGATGTCGGACGGCGGCAAGACGTGGACGTACACGCTCAAGGACGGCATCAAGGACGCCACCGGCAACCCGATCACGTCCGCCGACATTCGCCACACCATTGAGCGGATGTACGCGAAGTTCCTCTTCGACGGCCCGACGTACGTCCAGAACTGGCTCTCCGGGAACGACTACCGCAAGGCGCTGCCGGACGGTCCGTACACCGGCAAGAGCCTGCCGGACACCGTGCTCGCCACCCCGGACGCGAAGACCGTCGTCTTCAAGTTCCAGACGCCCCAGGGTGACCTGCCGCAGGCGCTGGCCATGCCGGGCTACAGCATCGTGCCCAAGAAGGGCGACACCAAGGAGAAGTACGACAAGGCTCCGGTCTCCCTGGGCCCGTACAAGATCGCCGAGTACAAGTCCGGCAAGTCCATCAAGCTGGTGAAGAACACCAACTGGGACCCGAAGACCGACGCGGTCCGCAAGCAGTACCCGGACGGCTTCAACTTCACCCTCACGGTCGACCAGGGCAGCCAGACCAAGCGTCTGATCGCCGACCAGGGCGAGGCCAAGAACGCCATCCAGTTCACGGACTCGGTCGAGCCGACCCAGATCAAGGACGTCATCAGCAACGCCGGCGTCAAGGCGCGTGCCGTGATGGGCTTCCAGCCCTACGTCTGGCAGATGACCTTCAACCTGGACTCCCAGGTCATGAAGGACAAGAAGGTCCGTGAGGCCATCACCCGCGCCATCCCCGGCAAGCGGATGATCGCGGCCGACGGCGGTAAGTACGGCGGTGAGCTGGCCGGCGGTCTGATGGGCCCGACGCTCCCGGGTTACGACCCGAACTACGACCCGTACGACAAGGTCAAGAAGCCGAACGGTGACCTCGAGGCGGCCAAGAAGCTTCTTGAGGAGGCGGGCATCAAGAAGGGCACCAAGCTCACTTACGCCTACGCCACCGCGCCGCGCAGCCAGAAGCAGATGGTCATCATCAAGGAGGTGCTCGGCAAGCTCGGCTTCGACGCCCAGGCCAAGGAGATCGAGCGCTCGACCTTCTACGAGCAGATCGGCAAGGTCAAGAACCCTTACGACCTGTACATGACCGGTTGGGGCCAGGACTGGCCGTCCCCGTCCACCGTGATCACCCCCGTCTACGACGGCACCAAGATCTCGGAAGGCGGCTCGAACTACTCCCACATCAACGACGCGCAGGTCAATGAGGGCATCCAGAAGGCGCTCGCGCTGCCCCCGACCGAGGCCGCGAAGGAGTGGGAGAAGGTGCACCACCGGATCGTCGAGGAAGTCCTCCCGGCCGGCCCGGTCTACTACGCCAAGCAGATCCAGCTCTCCGGTTCCAACATCGGCGGTCTGCGGTACAGCACCGAGGCGAGCTACATCGACATCAACAACCTGTTCCTGAAGAACCCGTAA
- a CDS encoding peptide ABC transporter substrate-binding protein, with the protein MRGSTHALKAMGGALAAVLSATALTGCGGGVSTGGSGPDGIVSSSWGDPQNPLEPANTNEVQGGKVLDMLFRGLKRYDPRTGAAQDMLAERIDTTDSITFHITVKDGWSFSNGEKVTARSFVDAWNYGAYLKNAQKNAYFFGYIDGYDQVHPAEGDPTATTLSGLTVTGDRTFTVRLSQKFSTWPDTLGYAAFAPLPRTFYDDHAGWLAKPVGNGPYSVDSYVRGSQMSLRRWDGYPGPDKPLNGGVDLRVYIDNNTAYTDLVAGNLDLVDDVPASQLRNVKQDLGDRYINTPAGIIQTLAFPYYDKRWNTPNGYKLRTGLSMAINRPSITSRIFRNTRTPAKDWTSPVLGVDGGFKDTLCGDSCVYDPARARKLVQEGGGIPGGTMKISYNADTGSHKEWVDAVCNSINNALRSDRACVGNPLGTFADFRNQVTQSKMSGPFRAGWQMDYPLIQNFLQPLYYTGASSNDGKWSNRTFDGLVDRANAESDTATAVRTFQQAEEVVRDQMAAIPLWYQNGSAGYAPRISNVALNPFSVPVYNEIKVA; encoded by the coding sequence ATGCGGGGATCCACGCACGCCCTCAAGGCCATGGGCGGCGCCCTCGCCGCCGTCCTGTCGGCGACGGCCCTGACGGGGTGCGGCGGAGGCGTCTCCACGGGCGGCAGCGGCCCGGACGGCATCGTCAGCTCCTCCTGGGGCGACCCCCAGAACCCCCTGGAGCCCGCCAACACCAACGAGGTGCAGGGCGGCAAGGTCCTCGACATGCTCTTCCGCGGTCTGAAGCGGTACGACCCGAGGACCGGCGCGGCCCAGGACATGCTCGCCGAGCGGATCGACACCACCGACTCCATCACCTTCCACATCACCGTCAAGGACGGCTGGAGCTTCAGCAACGGCGAGAAGGTCACCGCCCGCTCCTTCGTCGACGCCTGGAACTACGGCGCCTATCTGAAGAACGCCCAGAAGAACGCCTACTTCTTCGGCTACATCGACGGCTACGACCAGGTCCACCCCGCCGAGGGCGACCCCACCGCCACCACCCTGTCCGGACTGACCGTCACCGGGGACCGGACCTTCACCGTCCGGCTCAGCCAGAAGTTCTCCACCTGGCCCGACACCCTCGGCTACGCGGCCTTCGCCCCGCTCCCCAGGACCTTCTACGACGACCACGCCGGCTGGCTGGCCAAGCCCGTCGGCAACGGCCCGTACTCCGTCGACTCCTACGTCCGCGGCTCCCAGATGTCCCTGCGCCGCTGGGACGGCTACCCCGGCCCCGACAAACCCCTCAACGGCGGTGTCGACCTGCGGGTCTACATCGACAACAACACCGCCTACACCGATCTCGTCGCCGGCAACCTCGACCTCGTCGACGACGTCCCCGCCTCCCAGCTCCGGAACGTGAAGCAGGACCTCGGCGACCGCTACATCAACACCCCCGCGGGCATCATCCAGACCCTCGCCTTCCCCTACTACGACAAGCGGTGGAACACCCCGAACGGCTACAAGCTCCGCACCGGCCTCTCCATGGCCATCAACCGCCCGAGCATCACCTCCCGCATCTTCCGCAACACCCGCACCCCCGCCAAGGACTGGACCTCCCCCGTCCTCGGTGTCGACGGCGGCTTCAAGGACACCCTCTGCGGCGACTCCTGCGTCTACGACCCCGCCCGCGCCCGGAAACTCGTCCAAGAGGGCGGCGGCATCCCGGGCGGCACCATGAAGATCTCGTACAACGCCGACACCGGCTCCCACAAGGAGTGGGTCGACGCCGTCTGCAACAGCATCAACAACGCCCTCCGCTCCGACCGCGCCTGCGTCGGCAACCCCCTGGGCACCTTCGCCGACTTCCGCAACCAGGTCACCCAGTCCAAGATGAGCGGCCCCTTCCGGGCCGGCTGGCAGATGGACTACCCCCTCATCCAGAACTTCCTCCAGCCGCTCTACTACACCGGCGCCTCGTCCAACGACGGCAAGTGGAGCAACAGAACCTTCGACGGGCTGGTGGACCGGGCCAACGCCGAATCCGACACCGCGACCGCCGTCCGCACCTTCCAGCAGGCGGAGGAGGTGGTCCGCGACCAGATGGCGGCCATTCCCCTCTGGTACCAGAACGGCAGCGCCGGGTACGCCCCGCGCATCTCGAACGTCGCCCTCAACCCCTTCAGTGTCCCGGTCTACAACGAGATCAAGGTCGCCTGA
- a CDS encoding ABC transporter ATP-binding protein, with protein MTTLTKTEGTPAPTGPEAFLSVRDLRVRFSTEDGIVKAVDGLSFDVERGKTLGIVGESGSGKSVTNLTILGLHSKKNTAVDGEIYLDGQELVDAPEKEMEKLRGNKVAMIFQDPLTALSPYYTVGRQIAEPFMKHTGASKKEAKARAIEMLAKVGIPQPATRFNDYPHQFSGGMRQRAMIAMALICDPDLLIADEPTTALDVTVQAQILDLLKDLQQEFGSAIVFITHDLGVIANMADDLLVMYAGRAVERGSVQEVLRTPRHPYTWGLLSSMPRLGSDVSEALTPIPGSPPSLLNPPSGCPFHPRCAFKDEVAGGLCSAERPALATGRASACHLSDGQKQSIFIDQIKPRLG; from the coding sequence GTGACCACTCTGACCAAGACCGAGGGGACCCCGGCCCCGACCGGACCGGAAGCCTTCCTCTCGGTGCGCGACCTGCGGGTGCGGTTCTCCACCGAGGACGGCATCGTCAAGGCAGTCGACGGGCTCTCCTTCGACGTCGAGCGCGGCAAGACGCTGGGCATCGTCGGTGAGTCGGGCTCCGGAAAGTCCGTCACCAACCTGACGATCCTCGGCCTGCACAGCAAGAAGAACACCGCCGTCGACGGCGAGATCTACCTCGACGGCCAGGAGCTCGTCGACGCGCCCGAGAAGGAGATGGAGAAGCTCCGCGGCAACAAGGTCGCGATGATCTTCCAGGACCCGCTGACGGCGCTCTCGCCGTACTACACGGTGGGCCGTCAGATCGCCGAGCCCTTCATGAAGCACACCGGCGCCTCCAAGAAGGAGGCGAAGGCGCGGGCCATCGAGATGCTGGCCAAGGTCGGCATCCCGCAGCCCGCGACCCGCTTCAACGACTACCCGCACCAGTTCTCCGGCGGTATGCGCCAGCGCGCGATGATCGCCATGGCACTGATCTGCGACCCGGACCTGCTGATCGCCGACGAGCCGACCACCGCGCTCGACGTGACCGTGCAGGCCCAGATCCTCGACCTGCTCAAGGACCTTCAGCAGGAGTTCGGCTCCGCGATCGTCTTCATCACCCACGACCTGGGCGTCATCGCCAATATGGCCGACGACCTGCTGGTGATGTACGCGGGGCGGGCGGTGGAGCGCGGCAGCGTCCAGGAGGTCCTCCGGACCCCCCGGCACCCCTACACCTGGGGTCTGCTCAGCTCGATGCCGCGGCTCGGGAGCGATGTCAGCGAAGCGCTCACGCCGATCCCCGGCTCTCCGCCCAGCCTGCTCAACCCGCCGTCGGGCTGTCCCTTCCACCCTCGGTGTGCCTTCAAGGACGAGGTGGCCGGCGGTCTGTGCTCGGCGGAGCGTCCGGCGCTGGCCACCGGGCGGGCGTCCGCCTGCCATCTGTCCGACGGACAGAAGCAGTCCATCTTCATCGATCAGATCAAGCCCCGGCTGGGCTAG
- a CDS encoding ABC transporter ATP-binding protein, which translates to MLLEVRDLQVEFRTRDGVSRAVNGVSYGVAEGETLAVLGESGSGKSVTAQAVMGILDSPPGRIAGGQVLFRGRDLLTLKENERRRVRGAEIAMIFQDALSALNPVLSVGAQLAEMYTVHRGLKRKEARAKAVELMERVGIPAAAERVGDYPHQFSGGMRQRIMIAMALALEPALIIADEPTTALDVTVQAQVMELLARLRDETGMALILITHDLGVVADVADRIAVMYAGRIVETAPVHDIYRAPAHPYTRGLLDSVPRLDQKGHELYAIKGLPPNLQRIPAGCAFHPRCPIARDVCRTDVPPLYEVGPGRRSACHFWPETLAGAAGANSTGGAGGAGGAGEPGDGGTSAGPAPGPAPGPGTGPGTGGGEEAGGRD; encoded by the coding sequence ATGCTGCTCGAAGTCCGCGATCTACAGGTCGAGTTCCGTACCCGCGACGGCGTCTCCCGGGCCGTCAACGGCGTCAGTTACGGCGTCGCCGAGGGCGAGACGCTGGCCGTGCTCGGCGAGTCCGGCTCGGGGAAGTCGGTCACCGCCCAGGCCGTGATGGGCATCCTCGACAGCCCGCCCGGCCGGATCGCCGGCGGCCAGGTGCTGTTCCGCGGCCGCGATCTGCTCACCCTCAAGGAGAACGAGCGGCGCCGGGTGCGCGGCGCGGAGATCGCCATGATCTTCCAGGACGCGCTCTCCGCCCTCAATCCCGTCCTCAGCGTCGGCGCCCAGCTGGCCGAGATGTACACCGTCCACCGGGGGCTGAAGCGCAAGGAGGCCCGTGCGAAGGCCGTGGAGCTGATGGAGCGTGTCGGCATCCCGGCCGCCGCCGAACGCGTCGGTGACTATCCGCACCAGTTCTCCGGCGGAATGCGCCAGCGCATCATGATCGCGATGGCGCTGGCCCTCGAACCCGCCCTGATCATCGCCGACGAGCCCACCACCGCTCTCGACGTCACCGTCCAGGCCCAGGTCATGGAGCTGCTCGCCCGGCTCAGGGACGAGACCGGCATGGCGCTGATCCTGATCACCCATGATCTCGGCGTCGTCGCGGACGTCGCCGACCGGATCGCCGTGATGTACGCGGGCCGGATCGTCGAGACCGCCCCCGTCCACGACATCTACCGCGCCCCCGCCCACCCCTACACCCGCGGACTCCTCGACTCCGTGCCCCGGCTCGACCAGAAGGGACACGAGCTGTACGCGATCAAGGGGCTGCCGCCGAATCTGCAGCGGATCCCCGCCGGCTGCGCGTTCCACCCCCGCTGCCCGATCGCCCGGGACGTCTGCCGGACGGACGTACCACCGCTGTACGAGGTGGGACCGGGGCGCCGCAGCGCCTGTCACTTCTGGCCCGAGACCCTGGCCGGTGCGGCCGGCGCGAACAGTACGGGCGGTGCGGGCGGTGCGGGCGGTGCGGGTGAACCCGGAGACGGCGGTACGTCCGCGGGCCCGGCACCGGGCCCGGCACCGGGCCCGGGCACCGGACCCGGTACCGGCGGCGGCGAGGAGGCGGGCGGCCGTGACTGA
- a CDS encoding ABC transporter ATP-binding protein has product MSENVTLPKQQDATDGSPGGEPLLTVEGLKMHFPIYGGFPFKRKVGAVKAVDGVDLTVHAGEALGLVGESGCGKSTTGRLVTRLLEPTEGKVLYQGRDIAHASRQELAPIRSEIQMIFQDPYSSLNPRQTVGTIIKSPMEVNGINPPGGRANKVRELLEVVGLNPEHFNRFPHEFSGGQRQRIGVARALALQPKLIVADEPVSALDVSIQAQVVNLLQKVQEEMGIAFLFIAHDLAIVRHFSQRVAVMYLGKVVEIADRDSLYNRPRHPYTHALLSAVPEPDMESNAQKERIRLSGDVPSPIMPPSGCRFRTRCWKAQDKCATEEPPLVRLSGNLDGHLTACHFPEDPSTESRAEDIVLDPALAALEEKD; this is encoded by the coding sequence ATGAGCGAGAACGTCACTCTGCCGAAGCAGCAGGATGCGACCGACGGGAGCCCTGGCGGCGAGCCGCTGCTCACCGTCGAAGGCCTGAAGATGCACTTCCCGATCTACGGGGGGTTCCCTTTCAAGCGCAAGGTCGGCGCCGTCAAGGCCGTCGACGGCGTGGATCTGACGGTGCACGCCGGTGAGGCCCTCGGTCTCGTCGGCGAGTCCGGCTGCGGCAAGTCCACCACCGGACGGCTGGTCACCCGGCTGCTGGAGCCGACCGAGGGCAAGGTCCTCTACCAGGGCCGGGACATCGCCCACGCGAGCCGTCAGGAGCTGGCGCCGATCCGGTCCGAGATCCAGATGATCTTCCAGGACCCGTATTCGTCGCTGAACCCGCGGCAGACCGTCGGCACCATCATCAAGAGCCCGATGGAGGTCAACGGGATCAACCCGCCCGGTGGCCGGGCCAACAAGGTCCGTGAGCTGCTGGAGGTGGTGGGTCTCAACCCCGAGCACTTCAACCGCTTCCCGCACGAGTTCTCCGGCGGTCAGCGGCAGCGCATCGGCGTGGCCCGGGCGCTGGCGCTCCAGCCGAAGCTGATCGTCGCCGACGAGCCGGTCTCCGCGCTGGACGTCTCCATCCAGGCACAGGTCGTCAACCTTCTGCAGAAGGTGCAGGAGGAGATGGGCATCGCCTTCCTCTTCATCGCCCACGACCTGGCGATCGTCCGGCACTTCTCGCAGCGTGTCGCGGTGATGTACCTGGGCAAGGTGGTGGAGATCGCGGACCGCGACTCCCTGTACAACCGGCCTCGCCACCCGTACACCCACGCCCTGCTGTCGGCCGTGCCGGAGCCGGACATGGAGTCGAACGCGCAGAAGGAGCGGATCCGGCTCTCCGGCGATGTGCCGTCCCCGATCATGCCGCCGTCCGGCTGCCGCTTCCGTACCCGCTGCTGGAAGGCGCAGGACAAGTGCGCGACGGAGGAGCCGCCGCTGGTGCGGCTCTCCGGAAACCTGGACGGCCATCTGACGGCCTGCCACTTCCCGGAGGACCCGTCGACCGAGTCGCGTGCGGAGGACATCGTGCTCGACCCGGCGCTCGCCGCGCTGGAGGAGAAGGACTGA